A genomic region of Capra hircus breed San Clemente chromosome 21, ASM170441v1, whole genome shotgun sequence contains the following coding sequences:
- the LOC102180801 gene encoding myeloid-associated differentiation marker-like, with product MSIPTDHAVGLRHFLAAPHIYSLWAFEDACYPHAYLVDRSLVGGLGGWDPSTSELETRRLFKVFEIYPVLGHGSLLRCLGGCTLKKGLQLGTQHQRTWRKCPLGGPQAPGLHWQLGLKELSSTSHVISSPRPCSHPMALLRTLQLLSTCVAISLVGSLDSWTVPTSNWSFVILCFCCLVTLIILIIESLELQYRFSFSWGDFLLCHACYLALFCLLVSVIYPTTYVQFLPYTPSRDRAIAASAFCFISTVSYATEAIWILGWPRTGDFTGYIGSLPFLLKMLETLVACVILPFISNPYLYMDHPLLVSCVAVYSICFILGIVTILLNLANYENRLPISSSMFHLMLSLLSVLLYTGALVLWVLYQFDEKFGGQPERSRDVSCQQRLTNYVCTWDQRLAVAILTAINLLIYVADLVYWAHQVSVGTEDQPGDS from the exons CCTGCTACCCTCATGCCTACCTGGTGGACCGCTCCCTGGTGGGGGGCCTAGGAGGCTGGGACCCCAGCACCAGTGAACTGGAGACTAGGAGACTTTTCAAGGTCTTCGAG ATTTATCCCGTTCTGGGCCACGGCTCCCTGCTGAGGTGCCTAGGAGGCTGCACTCTCAAGAAGGGGCTTCAGCTGGGGACCCAGCACCAGCGGACGTGGAGGAAG TGCCCACTGGGAGGCCCGCAGGCCCCAGGGCTCCACTGGCAATTGGGGCTCAAGGAGCTTT CTTCCACTTCCCACGTCATCTCATCCCCACGGCCTTGCTCTCACCCCATGGCTC TCCTCCGAACGCTGCAGCTGCTCTCCACCTGCGTGGCCATCTCACTAGTGGGCAGCCTGGACAGCTGGACGGTGCCCACAAGTAACTGGTCCTTTGTTATCTTGTGCTTCTGCTGCCTGGTGACCCTCATCATCCTCATAATCGAATCACTGGAGCTGCAGTACCGCTTCTCCTTCTCTTGGGGGGATTTTCTCCTCTGCCACGCCTGCTACCTCGCCCTCTTCTGCCTCTTGGTCTCCGTCATTTACCCCACTACCTATGTTCAGTTTTTGCCTTACACCCCCTCCCGGGACCGCGCCATCGCTGCTAGTGCGTTCTGCTTCATTTCTACTGTGTCTTATGCCACCGAAGCAATCTGGATCTTGGGCTGGCCCCGGACAGGTGATTTCACTGGCTATATAGGCAGCTTGCCATTCCTCCTCAAGATGCTAGAGACACTGGTGGCCTGTGTCATCTTACCCTTCATCAGCAATCCCTACCTGTACATGGACCATCCGTTGCTGGTGTCGTGCGTGGCTGTGTACTCCATCTGCTTCATCCTGGGGATCGTGACCATCCTGTTGAACCTGGCTAACTATGAGAACCGGctgcccatctcctcctccatgtTCCATCTGATGCTGAGCCTGCTGTCTGTCCTTCTCTACACTGGTGCTCTGGTCCTCTGGGTGCTCTACCAATTTGACGAAAAGTTTGGAGGGCAGCCCGAGAGGTCCAGGGATGTGAGCTGTCAACAAAGACTTACCAACTATGTTTGCACCTGGGACCAGCGACTGGCTGTGGCCATCCTGACAGCCATTAACCTGCTGATTTACGTGGCCGACCTGGTGTACTGGGCTCACCAAGTTTCTGTAGGGACTGAGGACCAGCCCGGGGACTCCTGA